The following coding sequences lie in one Streptomyces ortus genomic window:
- a CDS encoding DUF1365 domain-containing protein — protein sequence MVSPAPASRPGTGPSAPRPGTVTPALYPCTVTHVRTSPTRYSLRHRTYLWLIDPDRPPELPWYVRPLARFDARDHFGGGAPTIRAGLDRFLASQGVHLAGGPVVMLAHARVLGHVFNPLSLYWCHDPEGELRCVVAEVHNTYGERHSYLLTPDEAGVARTDKEFYVSPFFPVDGAYRMRLPAPDGRLDLSVRLEREGGRPFTATVHGTRRPATRGALVREALRHPWSTAAVSAAIRVHGIRLFLRGLPVQPRPRHRSQESAE from the coding sequence ATGGTGAGCCCCGCACCCGCCTCCCGACCCGGTACCGGCCCGTCCGCGCCCCGCCCGGGCACGGTCACGCCCGCCCTCTACCCGTGCACGGTCACCCATGTCCGTACGTCCCCGACCCGGTACTCCCTGCGCCACCGCACCTACCTGTGGCTCATCGACCCCGACCGGCCGCCCGAACTGCCCTGGTACGTCCGCCCGTTGGCCAGGTTCGACGCCCGCGACCACTTCGGTGGCGGCGCGCCGACGATCCGCGCGGGCCTGGACCGCTTCCTCGCCTCGCAAGGTGTCCATCTCGCCGGCGGCCCCGTGGTGATGCTCGCCCACGCCCGCGTCCTGGGCCATGTCTTCAACCCGCTCAGCCTCTACTGGTGCCACGACCCCGAGGGCGAACTGCGCTGTGTCGTCGCCGAGGTCCACAACACCTACGGGGAGCGGCACAGCTATCTGCTGACCCCGGACGAGGCCGGCGTGGCGCGCACCGACAAGGAGTTCTACGTCTCGCCGTTCTTCCCCGTCGACGGCGCCTACCGCATGCGCCTGCCCGCGCCGGACGGCCGCCTCGACCTGAGCGTGCGGCTGGAGCGCGAGGGCGGCCGGCCCTTCACCGCGACCGTCCACGGCACCCGCCGCCCCGCCACCCGGGGCGCGCTGGTGCGCGAGGCCCTGCGCCACCCGTGGTCCACCGCGGCCGTCTCGGCCGCCATCCGCGTCCACGGCATACGCCTTTTCCTGCGGGGACTGCCCGTCCAGCCCCGCCCGCGACACCGATCACAGGAGAGTGCCGAATGA
- a CDS encoding ArsR/SmtB family transcription factor: MDQVFKALADGTRRRLLDRLHEHGGQTLGELCEHIDMTRQSVTQHLSVLEAANLVSTVRRGREKLHYLNPVPLHEIQERWIDKFERPRLRALSALKRRAEEAMTDKPTFVYVTYIASTPEKVWDALTDADLTATYWGHSNVSEDWLPGSRWEHRRTDGTGVADVVGTVVESERPTRLVATWASPEEEGQEDKHSRVTYDIRPHGDIVRLTVTHEDLADETAVQQVSLGWPAVLANLKSLLETGKPLPQEPWLVPEH; encoded by the coding sequence ATGGACCAGGTCTTCAAGGCGCTGGCCGACGGGACGCGCAGACGCCTGCTCGACAGGCTGCACGAGCACGGCGGACAGACGCTGGGAGAGCTCTGCGAGCACATCGACATGACCCGCCAGTCGGTGACCCAGCACCTGTCCGTACTGGAGGCGGCCAACCTGGTCAGCACGGTGCGGCGGGGCCGGGAAAAGCTGCACTACCTCAATCCCGTACCGCTCCACGAGATCCAGGAGCGGTGGATCGACAAATTCGAGCGTCCGCGCCTTCGCGCGCTGAGCGCACTCAAGCGACGAGCCGAGGAAGCCATGACCGACAAGCCGACATTCGTGTACGTCACCTACATCGCCAGTACGCCGGAGAAGGTCTGGGACGCGCTCACCGACGCCGATCTCACCGCCACCTACTGGGGCCACAGCAACGTCTCCGAGGACTGGCTCCCCGGCTCCCGATGGGAGCACCGGCGTACGGACGGAACCGGCGTCGCCGACGTCGTCGGCACCGTCGTGGAGAGCGAGCGGCCCACCCGCCTGGTGGCCACCTGGGCCTCGCCCGAGGAGGAGGGGCAGGAGGACAAGCACTCCAGGGTCACGTACGACATCCGGCCGCACGGTGACATCGTCCGGCTCACCGTCACCCACGAGGACCTGGCCGACGAGACCGCGGTCCAGCAGGTCTCCCTCGGCTGGCCGGCGGTGCTGGCCAATCTGAAGTCGCTGCTGGAAACCGGAAAGCCGCTGCCGCAGGAGCCGTGGCTGGTGCCCGAGCACTGA
- a CDS encoding NAD(P)/FAD-dependent oxidoreductase: MAGRTRRTAVVGSGVAGLTAAYILGRTHPVSLYEADERLGGHAHTHELTSSDGRSRRVDSGFIVHNRRTYPHLLRLFTELGVATQESEMSMSVRCDGCGLEYAGARGPAGLLAQPRNALRGPYLRMLAEVPRFHRAARRLLARADAGTGGEDDTLTLGEFLARRRFSAYFVAHFMTPMVSAVWSCDAETAQRYPAAYLFRFLANHGMLSIGDSPAWRTVTGGSRAYVDRVAEHIDAVHTSTPVRAVRRYHDRVEITAEDGTTGMYDSVVLAVHPDQALRLLADPTRQEKDVLGAFRYSRNTTLLHTDTSPLPRARGARASWNYLMPSCAAGADRVRVSYDMSRLQRLDAPETYVVTLGGLDRVDPDQVLARMVYEHPVYTPESVAAQRLLPTLNTAVTAYAGAYHGWGFHEDGCRSGVTAAEALGVTW; the protein is encoded by the coding sequence ATAGCCGGGCGGACCAGGCGCACGGCGGTCGTCGGCTCGGGGGTCGCCGGACTCACCGCCGCGTACATCCTCGGACGTACGCACCCGGTGTCCCTGTACGAGGCGGACGAGCGGCTCGGCGGACACGCGCACACCCATGAGCTGACCTCGTCGGACGGCCGGTCACGCCGCGTCGACTCCGGCTTCATCGTGCACAACCGCCGCACCTATCCGCACCTGCTCCGGCTCTTCACGGAACTCGGCGTCGCCACGCAGGAGTCGGAGATGAGCATGTCCGTACGCTGCGACGGCTGCGGCCTCGAATACGCGGGCGCGCGCGGCCCCGCGGGACTCCTCGCCCAGCCCCGGAACGCCCTGCGGGGCCCGTACCTGCGCATGCTCGCCGAGGTGCCGCGCTTCCACCGCGCCGCGCGCCGGCTGCTGGCCCGGGCGGACGCGGGCACCGGCGGAGAGGACGACACCCTCACTCTGGGTGAGTTCCTGGCCCGCCGCCGCTTCTCCGCCTACTTCGTCGCCCACTTCATGACCCCCATGGTGTCGGCGGTGTGGTCCTGTGACGCCGAGACGGCCCAGCGCTATCCGGCCGCGTACCTGTTCCGGTTCCTGGCCAACCACGGAATGCTGTCGATCGGCGACTCGCCGGCCTGGCGCACCGTGACCGGCGGCTCGCGCGCATACGTCGACCGGGTCGCCGAACACATCGACGCGGTGCACACCTCGACCCCGGTCCGCGCGGTCCGCCGGTACCACGACCGCGTCGAGATCACCGCCGAGGACGGCACCACCGGCATGTACGACTCGGTGGTGCTGGCCGTCCACCCCGACCAGGCCCTGCGGCTGCTGGCCGACCCCACCCGGCAGGAGAAGGACGTGCTCGGCGCGTTCCGCTACTCCCGCAACACCACCCTCCTGCACACCGACACCTCACCCCTGCCGCGCGCCCGTGGGGCACGCGCCTCCTGGAACTACCTGATGCCGTCGTGTGCCGCGGGCGCCGACCGGGTCCGGGTCAGCTACGACATGAGCCGCCTCCAGCGCCTCGACGCACCCGAGACCTACGTCGTCACCCTGGGCGGTCTCGACCGCGTCGACCCGGACCAGGTCCTGGCCCGCATGGTGTACGAACACCCCGTCTACACCCCCGAGTCGGTGGCCGCCCAGCGGCTGCTCCCCACGCTGAACACCGCCGTCACCGCCTACGCGGGCGCCTACCACGGCTGGGGCTTCCACGAGGACGGCTGCCGTTCCGGCGTGACGGCGGCGGAGGCACTGGGGGTGACATGGTGA